The segment tcagaaggctgggaggacccctttttctgtgatttcccactttgtaacgatttgtttttctgagtttctgtttagatcCGTCCAACCATGAGCACCAAGACTGCCATCAGTTCAGCCGTCCTCTTCGCCAGTCTCCTGACCATCGCCCAGGCGTGGCTCGTCCCCCAGCCGCAACAGAACGTCTGGGCTGTCTTGGCCAAATCACTGGGCCAAGACCACATATGTCTCAACCAAGCGAGTGCCGCGAATCCCATGGcatcctgcctcgtggggatcccatttaaagatcgtgagatgcccaagatgcttctaggttatgctcaaaaacttagacaagaagctgctaaaatggagcataacctaaagcatgcccattacatcgtcgcgtggtacaattatattaaaagtcttccaaagttagaaaacgagcctcaggagctggagcttctaGGTTCCGCCAGAGCcgaatcttgttttcatatccGCAACGACCACGTCCAGCGTCACCACCgtcattttgtctcctccaaagcccattttaatacTCATTGGTGCAACGCTGTGTCCTTTAGTTATCCtccaatccctccccaaaaatcagcccaagtcTTTGCCCATCCCCGCCAGCTTCCTAGGGGAACATTCTTGATTTGCGGAGACCACgcatgggcaggtatcccctctcacctctccggaggcccgtgcacctttgggaccctcggattgttttcacccaacaaatcacaaattttggattggGTTACACAGAATTCTACAAATGGTGCACATATATTGGCACActctagaaagaagagagaagactactctctcaaaaaattggCAGACAATTGCGATGAGGAAATTATCCATTGGAGCAGATCTAAAGGCATCGCAATCACAGTATTTGCGCCGTGGGTCGCCATTGCTAAGACCCTCGGAGAATTAGGCCATTTGGAATGTTGGGTAGCTAAGCAATCCCGTTTGACTTCTAGGGCCCTAtcaaacctcctgaaagatgaggaaattacgaggcaggcaaccctccagaatcgtgcagccatcgattacctcctgctcctccacggtcactcgtgtgaggagtttgaggggctctgctgctttaatttgacatcTAGGGCCAAGGGGACTCGCGAGGcactcaaacaaatggaaaacatgatagGAGACATCAAGCAAGAATACGGGGACTGGCTCAGTAATTTGTTCAAGGAATGGGGGATCTCGGGTTGGACGGGATCGATTCTTAgaactgttctgttaattgtttttgtgctttttgttgctattgccagccttggactaatgaaaaagatgttgcagaatttgatttcttcctccacatcaccACTCAAAGCTGAAGTCCACCGAGTAGCCGTTGAAGTAggcccagaagtgttcaaggaggaggaggaaagcttcgttgatgaggacgagcaggctgaacagcttgaaatcaTCGTGGAAGAAGTGCGCAGCTTTCCTCGAGAACAATGGCCTActcaacagcagtggtttgcagaaTCATACCCACGTTCTGAACACCTGGTGGACCCCCCTCAATT is part of the Prinia subflava isolate CZ2003 ecotype Zambia chromosome 3, Cam_Psub_1.2, whole genome shotgun sequence genome and harbors:
- the LOC134547955 gene encoding uncharacterized protein LOC134547955, whose translation is MSTKTAISSAVLFASLLTIAQAWLVPQPQQNVWAVLAKSLGQDHICLNQASAANPMASCLVGIPFKDREMPKMLLGYAQKLRQEAAKMEHNLKHAHYIVAWYNYIKSLPKLENEPQELELLGSARAESCFHIRNDHVQRHHRHFVSSKAHFNTHWCNAVSFSYPPIPPQKSAQVFAHPRQLPRGTFLICGDHAWAGIPSHLSGGPCTFGTLGLFSPNKSQILDWVTQNSTNGAHILAHSRKKREDYSLKKLADNCDEEIIHWSRSKGIAITVFAPWVAIAKTLGELGHLECWVAKQSRLTSRALSNLLKDEEITRQATLQNRAAIDYLLLLHGHSCEEFEGLCCFNLTSRAKGTREALKQMENMIGDIKQEYGDWLSNLFKEWGISGWTGSILRTVLLIVFVLFVAIASLGLMKKMLQNLISSSTSPLKAEVHRVAVEVGPEVFKEEEESFVDEDEQAEQLEIIVEEVRSFPREQWPTQQQWFAESYPRSEHLVDPPQFGYLR